A stretch of the Cucurbita pepo subsp. pepo cultivar mu-cu-16 chromosome LG16, ASM280686v2, whole genome shotgun sequence genome encodes the following:
- the LOC111777021 gene encoding malonyl-CoA:anthocyanidin 5-O-glucoside-6''-O-malonyltransferase-like, which produces MTFARFRSMKEIRGDLGGKSKFQLIFEELHMYFLPTLSVDISSMQPKAIMEVLEVCNITPSTSPLTHFSLPLTFSDLVQFISPPTERILFYSLPANDLPRFDSILQTLKHSLSLTLSHFLPLAGNLVWPQHSPEPFIVYNPGDSVSLTIAKTEADFDHLLSNHVRKAKESHFLVPQLPTSDTIAPPMSLQITLFPKSGFSIGIITSHVVVDGKTSTMFLKSWASICSTLNCTNNNNLPTLPPELTPFFDRTAAKDPNGLERLYVKHYGAFVRQPKILVLTPKRVISDDVVHATFELTRIDIEKLRRKVATNSTSTRHLTTFVLTYALISTCIVKAERIEPKSKIALFFAVDMRPRMGALGGLNYFGNGVIGLGEFLEAKELEEENGMAMVANKISDRIMEMEKSVKENKVVEMVEEILGRWGREMPISKMIVAGGSPRFGVYEIDFGWGNSKKVEMVSINPNGSFSMTESRSGNGGVEVGVILPKDVMNVFSSLFYEEVKE; this is translated from the exons ATGACCTTCGCGAGATTCCGTTCCATGAAGGAAATCAGAGGAGATTTGGGCGGGAAGTCAAAGTTTCAGCTAATTTTTGAAGAACTACATATGTACTTTCTGCCAACTTTGAGCGTGGATATTTCGTCTATG CAACCAAAGGCAATAATGGAGGTTTTGGAGGTTTGCAATATCACTCCCTCTACTTCCCCGCTCACTCACTTCTCTCTCCCGCTCACTTTCTCCGATCTTGTGCAATTTATATCCCCACCCACCGAGCGCATTCTCTTTTACTCCTTGCCCGCCAATGACCTGCCTCGCTTCGATTCAATTCTCCAAACCCTCAaacattctctctctctcacactcTCCCATTTCCTCCCTCTCGCTGGCAACCTCGTTTGGCCGCAACACTCCCCGGAGCCCTTTATTGTTTACAACCCTGGCGACTCTGTTTCCCTCACTATTGCTAAAACAGAGGCTGATTTCGACCATCTCTTGTCAAATCATGTTCGGAAGGCAAAGGAATCTCATTTCCTCGTACCCCAACTCCCAACATCCGACACCATTGCTCCACCCATGTCTCTTCAAATCACTTTATTCCCCAAAAGTGGGTTTTCCATTGGCATCATAACCAGCCATGTGGTTGTTGATGGGAAAACATCCACCATGTTCTTGAAATCATGGGCTTCCATTTGTAGTACACTCAATtgtactaataataataatctccCCACGCTGCCCCCGGAGTTGACACCATTTTTTGACCGAACAGCCGCAAAGGATCCAAATGGGTTGGAAAGATTATACGTTAAGCATTATGGAGCGTTTGTTCGTCAACCCAAAATACTTGTACTTACCCCAAAAAGGGTCATCTCAGACGATGTGGTGCATGCCACATTTGAGCTTACACGCATTGACATAGAGAAGTTAAGGAGAAAAGTAGCAACAAATTCTACATCCACTCGTCATCTTACAACTTTTGTATTGACATACGCCCTTATCTCAACGTGCATCGTCAAAGCGGAGCGAATTGAACCGAAAAGTAAGATTGCTTTGTTCTTCGCTGTGGATATGCGGCCTCGTATGGGAGCTCTAGGGGGACTCAATTATTTTGGTAACGGTGTAATTGGGTTGGGAGAGTTTTTGGAAGCGAAggaattggaggaagaaaatgggATGGCAATGGTTGCAAACAAGATTAGTGATAGAATAATGGAGATGGAGAAAAGTGTGAAGGAGAATAAAGTAGTGGAAATGGTGGAAGAGATTTTAGGTCGATGGGGGAGGGAGATGCCCATATCTAAAATGATTGTAGCGGGAGGATCGCCAAGGTTTGGAGTTTATGAGATTGACTTCGGGTGGGGAAATAGTAAGAAAGTGGAGATGGTTTCGATAAACCCGAATGGAAGTTTTTCGATGACGGAGAGTAGAAGTGGGAATGGAGGAGTGGAAGTTGGAGTTATTTTGCCTAAAGATGTCATGAatgttttctcttctttgttctACGAGGAAGTGAAAGAATAG
- the LOC111776986 gene encoding S-norcoclaurine synthase 1-like isoform X2, whose protein sequence is MLGHLSHEAVIQAPATVVWKLYGGLELARLVEGDGGEGTVLNIIFPPGLGGAPGYKEKFTKIDNENRIKETEVVEGGFLDIGFTLYRVRLKIVENGDDSCIVESTIEYDIKEEDAANASLVTIQPLIDIAQAANDHLLHNKQHKNV, encoded by the exons ATGTTGGGTCATCTCTCCCATGAGGCGGTAATCCAGGCACCAGCCACCGTCGTATGGAAGCTCTACGGAGGCCTCGAACTCGCACGATTG GTTGAAGGTGATGGAGGAGAAGGAACTGttcttaatatcattttccCACCAG GTTTAGGTGGTGCCCCAGGTTATAAGGAGAAATTCACAAAAATAGATAATGAGAATCGTATAAAAGAGACCGAAGTGGTGGAAGGAGGATTCTTGGATATCGGGTTTACTCTCTATAGGGTTCGCTTGAAGATCGTTGAAAATGGTGATGATAGTTGCATTGTTGAATCCACCATTGAATATGATATCaaggaagaagatgctgcAAATGCCTCACTTGTTACCATACAGCCTCTCATAGACATTGCTCAAGCAGCAAATGACCATCTACTTCACAACAAACAacataaaaatgtttaa
- the LOC111776986 gene encoding S-norcoclaurine synthase 1-like isoform X1, producing the protein MLGHLSHEAVIQAPATVVWKLYGGLELARLVENRLPNLIKKIEVVEGDGGEGTVLNIIFPPGLGGAPGYKEKFTKIDNENRIKETEVVEGGFLDIGFTLYRVRLKIVENGDDSCIVESTIEYDIKEEDAANASLVTIQPLIDIAQAANDHLLHNKQHKNV; encoded by the exons ATGTTGGGTCATCTCTCCCATGAGGCGGTAATCCAGGCACCAGCCACCGTCGTATGGAAGCTCTACGGAGGCCTCGAACTCGCACGATTGGTTGAAAACCGCCTCCCGAACCTTATCAAGAAAATAGAGGTGGTTGAAGGTGATGGAGGAGAAGGAACTGttcttaatatcattttccCACCAG GTTTAGGTGGTGCCCCAGGTTATAAGGAGAAATTCACAAAAATAGATAATGAGAATCGTATAAAAGAGACCGAAGTGGTGGAAGGAGGATTCTTGGATATCGGGTTTACTCTCTATAGGGTTCGCTTGAAGATCGTTGAAAATGGTGATGATAGTTGCATTGTTGAATCCACCATTGAATATGATATCaaggaagaagatgctgcAAATGCCTCACTTGTTACCATACAGCCTCTCATAGACATTGCTCAAGCAGCAAATGACCATCTACTTCACAACAAACAacataaaaatgtttaa